Proteins encoded within one genomic window of Bacillus thuringiensis:
- a CDS encoding two-component system regulatory protein YycI, which produces MDWDRIKTIFIVTFFVLDLFLIFQFIQKQDSNQLELIAETKIDQELKANKITMGNFPKEPKKESFIRAENKAFKEEDVQSLKNQTAHIQNMYKIESKLKEPFLNTKSLSKDKYNDFLKNYVLDGQKYEFGAMKDSKIYFFQKYKDKPIFYNEQAMIVVELNEKNELVSYTQTMLTDLKEMGESEKTKQQEIITAQTALENLYLKNKVHGNTHVKEAQIGYATLTASTSNNQVLAPTWNLKTEQKQDFFVNAIEGQVMELGERENQVVDEHTGVRKNGVAF; this is translated from the coding sequence ATGGATTGGGATCGGATTAAAACCATATTTATTGTGACCTTTTTTGTTTTGGACCTCTTTCTCATCTTTCAATTCATTCAAAAGCAAGATAGTAATCAATTGGAGCTTATTGCAGAAACAAAGATAGATCAAGAATTAAAAGCAAACAAAATTACTATGGGTAATTTCCCTAAAGAACCGAAAAAAGAGTCATTTATTAGAGCAGAAAACAAGGCATTTAAAGAAGAAGATGTACAGTCTTTAAAAAATCAAACAGCGCATATACAAAATATGTACAAGATAGAAAGTAAGCTAAAAGAGCCCTTTTTAAATACAAAATCATTATCCAAAGATAAGTATAATGATTTTTTGAAGAACTATGTATTGGATGGACAAAAGTATGAGTTTGGGGCGATGAAAGACTCTAAAATTTACTTCTTCCAAAAATATAAAGATAAGCCTATTTTCTATAACGAACAGGCAATGATTGTCGTGGAATTAAATGAAAAAAATGAACTTGTGTCTTACACGCAGACGATGCTAACTGATTTAAAAGAAATGGGCGAAAGTGAAAAAACGAAACAGCAAGAAATTATTACTGCCCAAACGGCTTTAGAAAACCTGTATTTAAAAAATAAAGTTCATGGAAATACACATGTAAAAGAAGCACAAATTGGTTATGCCACCCTTACCGCATCTACTTCTAATAACCAAGTACTGGCTCCAACATGGAATTTAAAAACGGAGCAGAAGCAGGACTTCTTTGTAAATGCAATTGAAGGACAAGTTATGGAATTAGGTGAAAGGGAAAATCAAGTGGTTGATGAACATACTGGAGTGAGAAAGAATGGGGTTGCATTTTAG
- a CDS encoding MBL fold metallo-hydrolase gives MGLHFSVLASGSTGNMLYVGTDEKKLLVDAGLSGKATEALFKQAELNINDVSGILVTHEHSDHIKGLGVLARKYDLPVYANEKTWNAMEHLIGNIPTEQKFIFSVGDVKTFGDIEVESFGVSHDAAEPMFYAFHNNNRKLALITDTGYVSDRMKGVIKGANAFVFESNHDVEMLRMGRYPWSIKRRILSDVGHVCNEDAALAMADVITDETKHIYLAHLSLDNNMKELARMSVSQVLEEKGFGVGEAFEIHDTDPKMPTKIQYV, from the coding sequence ATGGGGTTGCATTTTAGCGTACTTGCAAGTGGAAGTACAGGGAATATGCTATATGTAGGAACAGATGAAAAAAAATTACTCGTCGATGCAGGTTTAAGTGGTAAAGCAACAGAGGCTTTATTTAAACAGGCAGAACTAAATATAAATGATGTATCAGGTATTCTTGTAACGCATGAACATAGTGATCATATTAAAGGATTAGGTGTATTGGCACGTAAATATGATTTACCTGTTTATGCAAATGAGAAAACATGGAATGCAATGGAACACTTAATAGGAAATATTCCAACTGAGCAAAAGTTCATTTTCTCAGTTGGGGATGTGAAAACATTCGGTGATATTGAGGTCGAGTCATTTGGGGTTTCTCATGATGCGGCAGAGCCGATGTTCTATGCCTTTCATAATAATAATAGAAAGTTAGCCCTTATTACAGATACGGGATACGTAAGTGACCGTATGAAAGGTGTGATTAAGGGGGCGAATGCTTTCGTGTTTGAAAGTAATCATGACGTGGAAATGCTTCGTATGGGACGTTATCCATGGAGTATTAAGCGACGTATTTTAAGTGACGTAGGGCACGTTTGTAATGAAGATGCTGCATTAGCGATGGCAGATGTAATTACAGATGAGACAAAGCATATTTATTTAGCCCATTTAAGTTTAGATAATAACATGAAAGAATTGGCGCGAATGTCAGTATCACAAGTATTAGAGGAAAAGGGATTTGGAGTGGGAGAAGCCTTTGAAATCCACGATACGGATCCAAAAATGCCTACAAAAATTCAATACGTATAA
- the walR gene encoding cell wall metabolism DNA-binding response regulator WalR — protein sequence MMGKKILVVDDEKPIADILKFNLEKEGFEIVMAHDGDEAIEKANEEQPDMVLLDIMLPGKDGLEVCREIRKSSEMPIIMLTAKDSEIDKVLGLELGADDYVTKPFSTRELLARVKANLRRHQQGGAAEKEENTEMVIGPIVINPNAYSVTKREENIELTHREFELLHYLAKHLGQVMTREHLLQTVWGYDYFGDVRTVDVTVRRLREKIEDNPSHPTLIVTRRGVGYYLRDPEQE from the coding sequence ATGATGGGAAAGAAAATTTTAGTAGTTGATGATGAAAAGCCGATTGCGGATATTTTGAAGTTCAATCTAGAAAAAGAAGGTTTTGAAATTGTAATGGCGCATGATGGTGATGAGGCGATTGAAAAAGCGAATGAAGAACAGCCAGATATGGTTTTATTAGATATTATGTTACCAGGTAAGGATGGCTTAGAGGTTTGCCGTGAAATACGTAAAAGCTCAGAAATGCCGATTATTATGCTTACGGCGAAGGATTCTGAAATTGATAAAGTATTAGGGCTTGAGCTTGGGGCAGATGATTATGTAACGAAGCCATTTAGTACGAGGGAATTGCTTGCTCGCGTGAAGGCTAACTTACGTCGCCATCAACAAGGCGGTGCTGCAGAAAAAGAAGAAAATACGGAAATGGTTATTGGACCAATTGTTATCAATCCAAATGCGTATAGTGTCACAAAACGTGAAGAAAATATTGAACTTACACATCGTGAATTTGAGTTACTACATTATTTAGCGAAACATTTAGGACAAGTTATGACACGCGAACATTTATTACAAACAGTTTGGGGTTATGACTATTTTGGGGATGTACGTACAGTGGATGTAACAGTGCGTCGTTTACGTGAAAAAATTGAAGATAATCCAAGTCATCCTACTTTAATTGTCACTAGACGTGGGGTAGGGTATTACTTGCGTGACCCAGAGCAGGAATAA
- a CDS encoding YycH family regulatory protein: protein MSMENVKTIVLINLVVISLFLTFNLWTYVPDSTSMQNAKFVQGNEGTTQTKIADVVRPTSIIVHKDKNHYGSKREGDIESIYRPLEAGELHGFKEISIAKADFLSYVHGEGKIELIFPTNIPFDAVKSMFSMKEKSIDKPKHFNRIILDLSRSRDQEIKINFVSDGDNSRIYEAKLSGVYLKDIVNAQNQFIVSAKPYFDYQINDMKKLFLPDGTTELSNITYISSNLAVDTFKNALFSDPRYLSPIIEQSKEIFTDGIRSMEIENDQHMLKYKNSSVSSEKTTDNLMLLQKSFDFVNGHSGSLDSYRLDYMNKGQTVFRLHEDGYSVFNTDGLAELRQVWGSEEVMEYERPLLSLNTKGIEQKVTLPSGHVVIASLENNPAVDKRFIKDIGIGYKLALDGQVARLQPIWYVKFVEDEAGKQKIYEWSEGGLNGLGSD from the coding sequence ATGAGTATGGAAAATGTTAAAACAATAGTTTTAATTAATTTAGTTGTAATTAGCCTATTTCTTACTTTTAACTTATGGACGTATGTGCCAGATTCCACGTCTATGCAAAACGCAAAATTTGTGCAGGGGAATGAAGGAACTACACAAACTAAAATCGCTGATGTTGTCCGCCCTACTTCTATCATCGTGCATAAAGATAAAAATCATTACGGGAGCAAAAGAGAGGGAGATATAGAATCAATCTATAGACCTTTGGAAGCAGGGGAATTACATGGTTTCAAAGAGATATCGATTGCTAAGGCTGACTTCCTTTCTTATGTGCATGGTGAAGGGAAAATTGAACTTATTTTCCCTACCAACATCCCATTTGATGCAGTTAAATCTATGTTTAGTATGAAAGAAAAAAGTATAGATAAGCCGAAACACTTTAATCGAATTATTCTCGATCTTTCTAGAAGTAGGGATCAGGAAATTAAAATTAATTTTGTTTCTGATGGTGATAACTCTAGAATATATGAAGCAAAATTAAGTGGTGTGTATTTAAAAGATATTGTAAATGCACAAAATCAATTTATAGTATCAGCGAAACCTTATTTTGACTATCAAATTAATGATATGAAAAAGCTATTTTTACCAGATGGAACGACAGAATTAAGTAATATAACATATATTTCATCTAATTTAGCGGTTGATACATTTAAGAATGCTCTTTTTAGTGATCCACGTTATTTAAGTCCGATTATCGAGCAATCGAAAGAAATATTTACAGATGGTATTAGGTCCATGGAGATTGAAAACGATCAGCATATGCTAAAGTATAAAAATTCTTCTGTTTCAAGTGAGAAAACGACAGATAATTTAATGCTTTTACAAAAAAGCTTTGATTTTGTAAATGGTCATAGTGGAAGCCTGGATTCATATCGTTTGGACTATATGAATAAAGGACAAACAGTATTCCGTTTACATGAAGATGGATATTCCGTATTCAATACAGATGGATTAGCTGAATTGAGGCAAGTATGGGGATCAGAAGAAGTAATGGAATATGAAAGACCATTGTTATCTTTAAATACGAAAGGTATAGAACAGAAGGTTACTCTTCCATCAGGGCACGTTGTGATAGCATCTTTAGAAAATAATCCCGCTGTAGATAAGCGCTTCATTAAAGACATTGGTATTGGATACAAATTAGCACTAGACGGACAAGTAGCTCGACTACAGCCAATTTGGTATGTAAAGTTTGTTGAAGATGAAGCTGGCAAACAAAAAATATATGAGTGGAGTGAGGGAGGACTAAATGGATTGGGATCGGATTAA
- the walK gene encoding cell wall metabolism sensor histidine kinase WalK, which translates to MKKVGFFQSIHLKFVLIYMLLILIAMQVIGVYFVRELEKSLVQGFRDSLTQQTNLLSYNLKQEFKKSYTKAETESTDETIKTSIRKFASDRKKDIQEVSVFDSNRKLLAISDEAKQNKVNRTSTDIAVQRVLVQKKPEVKIEKDGRTGHRVQVMLTPILDDNGKDPLGVIYIVASMEDVYKQMKDINQIFATGTVIALLVTAVLGVLLAQTITRPISDMRRQAIEMAKGNYSRKVKVHSHDEIGQLALSFNNLSKKLQQARSSTESERRKLSSVLSHMTDGVIATDRKGDIILLNDPAEKMLNVSRETALDQSVLEVLGIQEEFTLDHLYEEPDSVLLDFSTRNEPYILRASFSVIQKETGKANGLIAVLYDVTEQERIERERREFVANVSHELRTPLTTMRSYLEALTDGAWQDPNIAPQFLTVTQEETERMIRLVNALLQLSKLDSTEHRLMKEWVDFTDFFNNIIDRFEMSKEQNVSFKRSFSKKSRFIDMDTDKITQVLYNIISNALKYSPEGGTVTYRLRDRGELLEISVSDQGMGIPKENVDKIFERFYRVDKARSRQMGGTGLGLAIAKEMIEAHGGSIWAKSEEGKGTTIYFTLPMAADEEDDWE; encoded by the coding sequence ATGAAGAAAGTCGGTTTTTTTCAATCTATTCATTTAAAATTTGTACTCATATATATGCTATTAATATTGATAGCTATGCAAGTTATTGGGGTATATTTCGTAAGAGAGTTAGAAAAGAGTCTTGTACAAGGCTTTAGAGATTCTTTAACGCAGCAAACGAACTTATTATCGTATAACTTGAAACAAGAGTTTAAAAAAAGTTATACAAAAGCAGAGACAGAGTCCACAGATGAAACGATTAAAACTTCTATTCGAAAATTTGCCTCTGATCGAAAGAAAGATATCCAAGAGGTAAGTGTATTTGATTCGAATAGAAAACTGCTCGCTATTTCAGATGAGGCAAAGCAAAATAAGGTAAATAGAACATCAACTGATATAGCTGTTCAGCGGGTATTGGTACAAAAAAAGCCAGAAGTGAAAATTGAGAAGGATGGTCGTACAGGTCATCGTGTACAAGTTATGCTTACTCCGATTCTAGATGATAACGGCAAAGATCCACTTGGTGTTATTTACATTGTTGCATCTATGGAAGATGTTTATAAACAGATGAAGGATATTAATCAAATTTTTGCGACTGGAACCGTTATTGCATTACTCGTAACAGCTGTACTTGGAGTTTTATTAGCTCAAACGATTACGAGACCAATCTCAGATATGCGAAGACAAGCAATTGAAATGGCAAAGGGAAACTATTCAAGAAAAGTAAAAGTTCATAGCCATGATGAGATTGGACAATTAGCATTATCTTTCAATAATTTATCAAAAAAATTACAACAAGCTCGTTCTTCAACGGAAAGTGAAAGACGTAAATTGTCATCCGTTTTATCACATATGACAGATGGAGTAATTGCTACTGACCGAAAAGGGGACATTATTTTATTAAATGATCCTGCGGAAAAGATGCTAAATGTTTCGCGCGAAACGGCGCTCGATCAATCTGTTTTGGAAGTATTAGGGATACAAGAAGAATTTACGCTTGATCATTTATACGAAGAGCCTGATTCTGTGTTATTAGATTTTAGTACGAGAAATGAGCCATATATTTTACGCGCAAGTTTCTCTGTTATTCAAAAAGAGACAGGGAAAGCAAATGGTTTAATTGCTGTATTATATGATGTAACTGAGCAGGAGCGCATAGAAAGAGAACGCCGTGAGTTTGTAGCAAACGTCTCTCATGAACTAAGAACGCCATTAACGACAATGCGCAGTTATTTAGAGGCACTTACAGACGGTGCATGGCAAGATCCAAATATTGCACCGCAATTTTTAACAGTTACACAAGAAGAAACGGAAAGAATGATTAGACTTGTAAATGCGTTATTACAGCTATCTAAACTTGATAGTACAGAACATCGTTTAATGAAAGAATGGGTCGACTTTACTGACTTCTTTAATAACATTATTGATCGTTTTGAAATGTCTAAAGAGCAAAATGTAAGTTTCAAACGATCTTTCTCTAAAAAATCTCGATTTATTGATATGGATACGGATAAAATTACGCAAGTATTGTATAACATTATTTCGAATGCATTAAAGTATTCACCAGAGGGTGGAACAGTAACATATCGCTTACGTGATCGCGGGGAATTATTAGAGATTAGTGTAAGTGACCAAGGAATGGGTATTCCGAAAGAAAACGTCGATAAAATCTTTGAACGTTTTTATCGCGTAGATAAAGCGCGTTCAAGACAAATGGGTGGTACAGGACTTGGGTTAGCAATTGCGAAAGAAATGATTGAGGCACATGGTGGCTCGATTTGGGCGAAGAGTGAGGAAGGAAAAGGGACAACGATTTATTTCACTTTGCCAATGGCAGCGGATGAAGAGGACGATTGGGAATGA